The stretch of DNA ATACAAAGCAATTAGTTGATACCTACCTCTTCTACATGTAccattttatattacattttgttaaatattttacttgttttttcttttatatcagaatagttaaatgaaatgttatttGATACATGCTTGGATATACGAGCACTTCCCTACATTGGGAAGGAAGCAATTACGGGATACATATGTGGAGACCGAACCCCGTGCTAGACGTTATATCACTGGACGCGCTACTTCTGCTATAGCTGATGTTAGAGTTCAGTTGGATGCCTTGACATATGATGGGGTGATTTGGAACCCATATGTAGCACATAGGGCTGGTCGACCACTTGTTGTATCTGCCATGTTTTCTGGCTACCTCAAGCTTGGTATCCTCGTACACCGTCATCTGCTGAAGCGTGTGCTGCGACAATTTGGCTTCATGCAGCCTATTCCACGACCGTCGAGTTCGCTTCCCATGTTGGACTTTCCGACTAATGATGATTGGTGGAAAGACTACTAATAGTTTGTCGTAGTTCAGGTGTTCTCCGCGCCAG from Vigna unguiculata cultivar IT97K-499-35 chromosome 8, ASM411807v1, whole genome shotgun sequence encodes:
- the LOC114194831 gene encoding uncharacterized protein LOC114194831; translated protein: MKCYLIHAWIYEHFPTLGRKQLRDTYVETEPRARRYITGRATSAIADVRVQLDALTYDGVIWNPYVAHRAGRPLVVSAMFSGYLKLGILVHRHLLKRVLRQFGFMQPIPRPSSSLPMLDFPTNDDWWKDY